A part of candidate division WOR-3 bacterium genomic DNA contains:
- a CDS encoding molybdopterin cofactor-binding domain-containing protein codes for MDSVTNPKPAGSETILSGPTLVTGSARFVRDEPRPEGLLFAAVVPSPVPCGRLIGIDRSAALELAGVKAVLEAGDIPGENQIGEVFDDEPLLASGAVNYAGQPVAVVVAETASLARRAAAAVKVNCEERDPVLTIEHALRLGQLYAPERRIERGDVEAGLNQADLVLEGAIHTPSQEHLYLETQSCRCLPSEDEEIIVLSATQSPADVQHGVARVLGLRANDVAVATRRLGGGFGGKETGATLWACLCALACHHLHRPVELVLSRKDDIAWTGKRHPFEIHYRAGFARDGRFLAYSVEFNINGGASADLSMAILERAMLHADNTYFIPNIRIVGRALRTNLPPNTAMRGFGAPQGIFTIEHVIERAALHLKFDPLEIRLRNAYRPGQETPFGQPVRDARTGALLSLLAERTRYEKLKAETRKLNDTSPERRRGIGIVPVKFGISFTASFKNQASALVLAYRDGTVSVSHGGVEMGQGVNTKVAQVVARELGLTLDRIRVESSDTKRIANASPTAASTGADLNGNAARIAAQRLAARLKAFAAPVLASGFAPDPSRIVLHGNAAFDERAPDRQLDFARLCSDAYRARVSLAAHGFYATPDIAWDREKGQGTPFSYFVFGCCLAMTETNLLTGVSRLVKVHIIHDTGVSLNPGIDRGQIAGAFFQGFGWTCREQLKQQDGRYLTDSLSTYKVPGFCDLPEEFVIELDQHPTVYAGVLGSKAVGEPPFIYGIAPFFAIRHTLESMTGSEVELAIPAVPESVLAALAATRP; via the coding sequence ATGGATTCTGTGACCAATCCGAAGCCAGCCGGATCAGAAACGATTCTATCAGGCCCGACGCTTGTCACCGGTTCTGCCCGCTTCGTCCGCGATGAGCCCAGACCTGAGGGCCTGCTTTTTGCCGCCGTGGTGCCAAGTCCTGTCCCATGCGGCCGGCTCATAGGCATTGACCGGTCCGCCGCACTCGAACTTGCCGGTGTCAAGGCAGTACTGGAAGCTGGTGACATTCCAGGTGAGAACCAAATTGGTGAGGTATTTGACGACGAACCCCTGCTCGCCTCAGGAGCAGTGAACTACGCCGGTCAGCCGGTCGCCGTGGTCGTGGCCGAGACGGCCAGTCTCGCCCGCCGCGCCGCTGCGGCGGTGAAGGTGAACTGCGAGGAGCGCGATCCAGTCCTGACCATTGAACATGCGCTACGTCTTGGACAGCTCTACGCACCTGAGCGGCGAATCGAACGCGGCGACGTCGAGGCCGGGCTGAACCAAGCCGACCTCGTGCTCGAGGGTGCAATTCACACTCCTTCTCAGGAACACCTGTACCTTGAAACCCAGTCCTGCCGCTGCTTACCAAGCGAGGACGAAGAGATAATCGTGCTTTCCGCAACCCAGAGCCCGGCCGACGTCCAGCACGGCGTGGCCCGGGTGCTTGGGCTTCGGGCAAACGATGTCGCGGTCGCCACCCGGCGCCTAGGCGGCGGGTTCGGTGGCAAGGAAACCGGCGCGACACTCTGGGCCTGTTTATGTGCCCTTGCCTGCCATCACCTGCACCGGCCGGTCGAACTTGTGCTCAGCCGGAAGGACGACATCGCCTGGACCGGCAAGCGCCACCCATTCGAGATCCACTACCGGGCGGGCTTCGCACGGGACGGCCGGTTCCTTGCCTATTCGGTCGAGTTCAACATCAACGGCGGTGCATCTGCGGACCTGAGCATGGCCATTCTCGAACGGGCGATGCTCCATGCCGACAACACTTACTTCATCCCGAACATCCGGATTGTCGGACGAGCCCTGCGCACTAACCTGCCACCCAACACTGCGATGCGCGGTTTCGGCGCGCCCCAGGGTATTTTTACAATTGAGCACGTCATCGAGCGCGCAGCACTGCACCTGAAGTTCGATCCGCTTGAAATCAGGCTGCGCAACGCATACCGACCCGGCCAGGAAACGCCCTTTGGGCAACCGGTGAGGGACGCTCGGACTGGTGCCCTGCTATCACTTCTCGCCGAGCGCACCAGGTACGAAAAACTCAAGGCCGAAACAAGAAAACTCAACGATACCAGCCCCGAACGCCGACGCGGAATTGGCATCGTGCCGGTCAAGTTCGGCATTTCCTTCACTGCGTCGTTCAAGAACCAGGCGTCGGCCCTAGTCCTTGCGTACCGCGACGGCACGGTTTCTGTCTCACACGGCGGGGTTGAGATGGGTCAAGGCGTGAATACCAAAGTCGCTCAGGTGGTCGCCCGCGAGCTCGGCCTGACCCTCGACCGCATCCGGGTCGAAAGTTCCGATACCAAGCGAATCGCCAACGCTTCGCCGACTGCGGCCTCAACCGGCGCTGACCTAAACGGCAACGCGGCTCGCATCGCAGCCCAAAGACTCGCGGCTCGACTCAAGGCGTTCGCAGCCCCAGTTCTCGCGTCCGGATTCGCACCGGACCCTTCCCGGATCGTACTGCACGGCAACGCTGCATTCGACGAGCGTGCGCCCGACCGACAGCTCGACTTTGCTCGGCTATGCTCTGATGCTTACCGTGCCCGGGTCAGCCTGGCCGCGCACGGGTTCTACGCAACGCCCGATATCGCCTGGGACCGGGAAAAGGGCCAGGGCACGCCGTTTTCCTACTTCGTATTTGGTTGCTGCCTTGCGATGACCGAAACCAATCTTCTGACCGGCGTAAGCCGCCTGGTCAAGGTCCATATCATCCACGACACCGGCGTAAGTCTAAATCCCGGCATAGACCGGGGACAGATCGCAGGTGCATTCTTCCAGGGCTTTGGGTGGACCTGTCGTGAACAGCTCAAGCAGCAAGACGGCCGGTACTTGACCGATTCGCTCTCAACCTACAAGGTCCCGGGTTTCTGCGACCTTCCGGAGGAGTTTGTCATCGAGCTAGACCAGCATCCGACCGTGTACGCAGGCGTACTCGGTTCCAAGGCGGTCGGCGAGCCGCCGTTCATCTACGGTATCGCGCCGTTCTTCGCAATCCGCCACACGCTTGAGTCAATGACCGGTTCCGAAGTCGAACTGGCGATACCGGCTGTACCGGAATCGGTGCTTGCCGCGCTCGCGGCAACCCGGCCCTGA
- a CDS encoding FAD binding domain-containing protein: MNTTVVQVECVVNGRPARLHVPPFEPALYVLRERLGLTGTKEGCAEGDCGACTVALGTRRNGEVHFRAVNSCLLPAARLHGRYVVTVEGLAGPSRLHPIQQALLDYHAVQCGFCTPGLVMSIFCLLAEHRSPTDEEVAAALEGNICRCTGYESIRAAVRSLRGGSRKDIIPDYLSGIASIPAATDHDACSGNGFHAPRNLAELVGILKSEPNCRFLAGGTDLMLELDKHNISRIIDLSGLAELGHIGVKDGFLSIGAGVTLAELIVDQEVGRLFPAVGETLRQMGSAQVRNVATVAGNIANASPVADAAVLLLALGARLVLTSARTERRLPLEQFYIGYKQTALAPGEFIARVEVPLSSTPVAFVKTSKRGSVDIASVNSALALRLDGNTIADIRFALGGVAPFPMLSEAAVRCLLGRKLCSRTVLAAADAVAAEIKPIADVRGSESFRRTLAHNHLMLLFRRLFPDLVLAGT; the protein is encoded by the coding sequence ATGAACACCACAGTGGTCCAAGTCGAGTGTGTCGTCAATGGAAGACCGGCGCGCCTGCACGTGCCTCCCTTTGAGCCGGCTTTGTACGTATTGCGGGAACGGCTGGGCCTGACCGGGACCAAGGAAGGCTGTGCCGAAGGCGACTGCGGTGCGTGTACCGTTGCGCTCGGCACCCGGCGCAATGGTGAAGTCCACTTCCGGGCAGTCAATTCCTGTCTTCTGCCCGCAGCCCGGCTTCATGGCCGGTACGTCGTTACAGTCGAAGGCTTGGCTGGCCCTAGTCGGCTCCATCCGATTCAGCAGGCCCTCCTTGACTACCATGCGGTGCAGTGCGGATTCTGTACACCCGGGCTCGTAATGTCAATCTTCTGCCTGCTTGCGGAACACCGGTCCCCTACTGATGAGGAAGTCGCTGCCGCGCTTGAAGGCAATATCTGCCGCTGCACCGGTTACGAGTCAATCCGCGCCGCGGTCCGGTCCCTGCGCGGCGGGAGCCGCAAGGATATCATCCCCGACTACTTGTCCGGAATCGCCTCGATCCCGGCAGCCACGGACCACGATGCATGTTCAGGTAACGGCTTCCACGCCCCACGTAACCTTGCCGAGCTTGTCGGCATCCTCAAGTCCGAACCGAACTGCCGGTTCCTTGCCGGCGGAACCGACCTGATGCTCGAACTCGACAAGCACAACATCAGCAGGATAATTGACCTTTCGGGCCTAGCCGAACTAGGACACATCGGAGTAAAGGACGGCTTCCTTTCCATCGGTGCCGGCGTCACGCTTGCCGAACTCATCGTTGACCAAGAAGTCGGCAGACTTTTCCCGGCCGTCGGTGAAACCCTTCGACAGATGGGCTCAGCTCAAGTCCGCAACGTTGCCACCGTCGCCGGCAACATCGCCAACGCCTCGCCAGTTGCCGACGCTGCGGTTCTTCTACTCGCACTCGGCGCCCGCCTTGTGCTTACGTCGGCCCGGACCGAACGTCGGCTGCCGCTTGAGCAGTTTTACATCGGGTACAAGCAGACCGCGCTTGCACCGGGCGAGTTCATCGCCCGAGTCGAAGTACCGCTCAGTTCCACGCCAGTCGCGTTCGTTAAGACCAGCAAACGCGGTTCTGTCGACATCGCCTCGGTCAACTCGGCGCTGGCACTGCGGCTCGATGGCAACACGATTGCCGATATCCGATTTGCCCTAGGTGGTGTCGCACCATTTCCGATGCTTTCCGAAGCGGCCGTCCGATGTCTGCTGGGCCGCAAACTATGCAGTCGGACCGTCCTCGCCGCGGCCGACGCAGTCGCGGCCGAAATCAAACCGATAGCTGACGTTCGCGGTTCCGAGTCATTCCGTCGCACACTCGCACACAACCATCTCATGCTTCTTTTCCGCCGCCTTTTCCCGGACCTTGTCCTGGCTGGAACCTAG